The following DNA comes from Polynucleobacter sp. MG-6-Vaara-E2.
ATTGAACGTAGTCCTGAATATAAGTCAGGTACACGCGTACTCTCAGCTAAAACCGCTATTGAAATGCGGAAAATGATGGAGGCGGTCACTGAACCTGGAGGAACAGCAATTAAAGCGCAGGCTGAGGGTTACCGCGTTGGCGGTAAGACTGGTACAGCACATAAGCTTGTTGGTAAGGGTTACGGAAATTCCTATAGAGCTTATTTTGCTGGAATTGCGCCGATTAGTGCTCCACGTATTGTTGTTGCCGTCATGATTGATGAGCCCACTGGCGGTAGTCACTACGGCGGAGATGTGGCTGCCCCTGTTTTTTCTACGATTGTTGGTGAGACACTCAGGGCTTTGAATGTTGCACCGGATAGCCAGCACAGCCAACTCACTCTAAATGAACAGAGTTCTAAAGCGGTGAGTACTGCTAGCTTGCAGACACAGCATGTGGTTTTAAAAAGATGAGGGTGGAATTGAAAATAGAACCCAATCATTTGATTGACCACTTGCGCTCCTTGGCAGATTCTTCTGCTCAGGTGAGTGCAGACAGTCGCCACATTCATGCGGGGGATATCTTTTTTGCATATCCAGTAGGTCATGGAAAAGCTTTGCGGGATGGACGTGACTATATTGATGCCGCTTTGCAAAATGGTGCTGCTGCAGTGGTCTTTGATCCGATTGGACTTGGTGCTGATTATTCAGAGCACCCTCAATGCTTTGCAATTGAGAATCTTGCGGAAAAAGTGGGTAAGTTATGCGCACAGTGGTATGGCGAGCCTAGCAATCAATTAAAGATGATTGGGGTAACAGGAACGAATGGTAAGACCAGTATTACTCAGTGGCTAGCCAAGGCATTAGATCAAACCACTCATCGCACAGCGGTACTGGGTACTTTAGGTACTGGCTTTCCAGGTGCATTGGAGAAGACTGGGTATACCACTCCAGATGCTCCGAAATTGCAAACTCAGTTAAAAGAGCTATTGGATGCTGGTGCCCAACAAGTTGCTATTGAGGTTTCCTCCCATGCATTGCATCAAAACCGTATTGCCGGTACTTCATTTAATTGCACAGTCTTTACTAACTTGACGCAAGATCACCTCGACTATCACGGCAGTATGGCTAACTATGCTGAAGCAAAAGCAAAGCTATTTAGTCAGCCAGGCATAGAGCATGCCGTATTAAATTTAGATGATGCTTTTGGGCGCGAACTAGCGATGAATCTTTTGGCTAGAAATGATTTAAAGGTTTGGGCCTATGCTCTTAATTCAGATACTTTCAAAGGATTTGAGCAATTTGGCGATCGTTTGCAGCGTATTTATGCCACCAATATTGTTTTGAATCATGCTGGATATGACACCGTGTTTACGCATGAAGGATTTAATTCAAATGCTTTGAATATTCCATTGCTAGGTGAATTTAATTTAAGTAATGCGCTAGCAGTTTGGACAACTCTATTGACGCAGGGTCTTACTGCAGATGAGGCTAGCAAGCGAGTTAGCCAATTACAACCGGTGATTGGTCGCATGGAGTTGATCTCACTGGGTAAGAATTCAAAATCAGACGGCCCCTTGGCAGTTGTAGATTACGCCCATACACCGGATGCCTTGCAGAAGACTTTAGAGGCATTGCGGCCCATTGCTCAGCAGCGCAATGGAAAACTCTGGTGCGTATTTGGTTGTGGTGGCGATCGTGACAGCGGTAAACGTTCTCAAATGGGTTCTGTGGCTGCTCAGTATGCTGACCAAATTATTGTTACCAGCGATAACCCACGCTCAGAAGATCCACAAGCGATCATAGATATGATTTGCCAAGGTATTAATTTACAGGCTGGGAATGTCCAAAAAATTGCCGATCGGGCGGCGGCAATAATGGCGTCGATTCGACACGCAGATGTGCGCGATGTTGTATTGGTTGCCGGTAAAGGTCATGAAACTATCCAAGAAATTAATGGCAAGAGCTTTGATTTTTCTGATCAAGAACATATTCGTCTGGCTGGCGGAGGATTGGTGTGATGTCAATGACAACGCTAGCCCAAGTCCAAGCTATGTTGCCAGGCAGTAGCCTGCTTAATGTCTCTGCAGAGGCTGCAAAGGCAGTTGCACTATCGAGAGTGGGTACAGATAGTCGTCAAATTGATGCTGGTGAACTATTTGTTGCATTATCTGGCGAGAGATTTGATGCGCATGACTTCTTGGTTGATGTAGCAAAGTCGGGCGCTGGAGCTGCATTGGTAAGTAAGGCCGAAAAATGCCCAGCAAATCTTCCTGGAATTTGCGTCAACGATACGCGTATTGGTCTGGGTGATTTGGCAAAAGCTTGGCGTACAAATTATGAAATCCCTTTAGCGCTAGTGACTGGAAGCAATGGCAAAACCACAGTAAAAGAGATGATTGCTTCAATCTTCAAGGCTGCTGTAGGAGAGGCTCACACTTTGGTAACCAAGGGTAACCTTAATAATGAGATTGGTTTACCGCTCACTTTGTTAAAGCTACGCCCAACAGATCGCCTCGCTGTAGTTGAGCTGGGAATGAACCATCCTGGTGAAACTGCGCAACTAGCAGCTATAGCTCAAGCAAACATCGCACTAATTAATAATGCACAACGCGAGCATCAAGAGTTTATGGCAACCGTAGCTGCAGTTGCTGAGGAGCACGCTGATGTGATTCGTGCACTGCCAGCAAATGGTATTGCCGTATTTCCTGCGGATTCTGAATTCACTTCAGTATGGCGTGAGGCTGCTGGCACAAGAAAAGTAATTGATTTTGCGCTTTTATCGGCCCAAGTAAATACAAATGCATTGGTCAGCGGGCGATTATTAAATAATGGTCTCGTAGAGATAATGAGCCATGCTGGATCAATTGAAGTTCAGCTCAATACTCTCGGAAGCCATAACGTACGAAATGCCTTGGCAGCCACCGCCGTTGCTCTGGCAGCCGGGGTTGCTTTTGAAAAAATAAAGCAAGGTCTTGAATCTTTTACGCCAGTAAATGGCCGCATGCAAGCCAAAAAGATCGATCCCAACCACACCTTAATTGACGATAGCTACAACGCTAATCCAGACTCTGTTCGCGCCGCTATTGATGCCTTGAAGCAGTCTGGAAATCTTTCTTGGTTGATTCTGGGAGATATGGGAGAGGTTGGTAATCAGGGCCCTGAGTTTCATAGTGAAGTGGGTGCCTATGCGGCTGAGCAGGGTGTGACTAAATTATTTGCCTTAGGTGAGCAGTGTCAATTTGCGATCAAGGGCTTTGAGATGGCCGCAAAAAATGATTCGTCGTCTAAAGCTATGCACTTTAGTGATATGGATAGCTTGGTCTCTCAGTTGCGAGATTCATTGCATGCCCAATCAACGGGTAGCAATCAGCATTTAAACATTTTGGTTAAGGGTTCACGATTTATGCGTATGGAGCGTGTAGTGCAAGCCTTGTTAGAGGAGGCTAAAACATGCTCTTAATTTTGGCGCAATGGTTGCAAGATGACTTTGGTTTTTTCAGAGTCTTTAACTACATTACTTTTAGAGCGGTGATGGCGACTGTTACCGCTTTGCTCATTGGATTAGCTGCGGGTCCTTGGGTAATTCGCAAATTAACAGCATTGAAGATGGGTCAAGCAGTTCGCACCGATGGGCCTCAAACCCATTTAGTGAAATCAGGGACACCAACGATGGGTGGCGTATTAATCCTGATTGGTATTTTTATCTCATGCATGCTTTGGGCCGACCTTAGCAATCGCTTTATTTGGATTGTGATGATTGTGACCTTTGGTTTTGGTGCTGTGGGCTGGGTAGATGACTACCGTAAGGTTGCTCGTAAAGATCCTAAAGGTATGGCATCAAGAGAAAAGTTTTTCTGGCAAACCTTAATTGGCTTGTTTGCAGCAATCTACTTAGCATTCTCCGTATCGGAGGTTAATAACCTAAAAGTATTGCAATTGTTCTATGAATGGTTGAAGAGTGGATTTGCTTTAGATCTTCCCGCCAAAACGAATTTACTCATCCCCTTTATGAAAGAAGTGAGTTATCCATTAGGAATGATGGGTTTCATCATCCTGAGTTACCTCGTCATTGTTGGAAGTAGTAATGCCGTTAATTTGACTGATGGACTCGATGGTTTGGTGATCATGCCGGTGATCTTGGTGGGAGCAGCATTAGGTGCTTTTGCCTATGTGATGGGTAATGCCATCTATGCAAAGTATTTGCTCTTTCCATACATCCCCGGCGCTGGTGAGTTAATGATTTTCTGCGGCGCAATGGGAGGTGCAGGTCTTGCTTTCCTTTGGTACAACACCCACCCAGCACAGGTATTCATGGGTGATGTCGGCGCGCTTGCTTTAGGCGGCGCACTTGGAACTATCGCAGTGATTGTGCGTCAAGAAATTGTCCTATTTGTAATGGGTGGCATCTTCGTAGCAGAGACGCTGTCAGTAATGCTGCAAGTATTTTGGTTCAAGTTCACCAAAAAACGTTTTGGTGAAGGACGACGGATTTTCCGTATGGCACCTTTGCATCACCACTTTGAGTTAGGTGGCTGGAAAGAAACTCAAGTAGTGGTTCGTTTTTGGATTATTACCATCCTGTTAGTTTTGATTGGTTTATCTAGCTTGAAATTACGGTGAGCCAAAGAATACATATGCTAACTTTAGAAAATACTTTTGCTAACCCTGCCGCAGTAGCTGATACAGGCTATACAGCCCCACACCGTTTCCTAATCCTAGGATTGGGTGAGTCTGGAGTTGCGATGGCCAAGTGGTGCTTACGTAATGGTGCACAAGTACGCCTTGTAGATACGCGTGACCGATCCAATTTTTCTGAGCGTCAATTAGCATGGCTCGCAGAACTAGAATTTGCTGGACTAAAAGATATTCAGTTTGGCCCTTTCACTGATGAGCTATTGGATGCTATAGATGTGATTGGTATTAGCCCAGGGCTCTCTCCGCTCCAAGAGCCAACCGAATCCTTCTTAATTAAAGCTCGTAAAGCAAGAGTGGATGTTTGGAGTGAGATTGAATTCTTTGCTCGTGCTATTGCAGCTATGACTCGTAGTGCAGAAGAAAAGCAATCTAGCTATAAAGCATCGGTATTAGCTATTACCGGTACTAACGGTAAAACCACTACAACCGCATTGACTGGTCAGCTATGCGAGCGTGCTGGTAAAAAAGTAGCGGTTGCGGGCAATATTAGTCCTGCGGCACTCGATAAGTTAATGACATGCTTAGATGGTGCAGATCAGATTGAAGATATGCCAGATATTTGGGTGTTAGAACTTTCTAGCTTCCAATTGGTGTATACCTATTCTTTAAATGCCACTGCGGCAACAGTTCTAAATATCACCCAAGACCACTTAGATTGGCATGGTGATATGTCTGCTTATGTAGAGGCTAAAGCCAAAATATTTGGTTCTGACACGATCTGCATTTTGAATCGTGATGATTCTGCTGTGATGAGCCTACTCACCGATGAGCAGAAGGCTGAAAAGGCCATTATTACCTTTGGTTCAAATAGTCCTGATGAGCAAGGCGCATTCGGAATTGAGCATGATTTACGTGCAGGCGGTATCGATTGGCTGGTATGGGCTGAGGTCGATGAAGATGTAGAGCCTAAGCCAAAGCGTCGCCGTAAGTCTGCTGTTATTGAGGAGGATGAGTCATTGCGCCTGAAACGTTTGATTCCAGCAGACGCTTTGCGTATTCGGGGACGTCATAACGCATTGAATGCATTAGCTGCACTCGCCTTAGCACGCGCAGCTAATTTGCCGATGAACATTCTGCTTCATGGATTGCGTGATTACCACGGCGAGCCTCATCGCGTGCAAAGCATTGCAATTGTGAATGATGTTGAGTATGTGGATGACAGCAAGGGTACAAATGTTGGCGCAACAGTTGCTGCATTAAATGGTTTGGGTAGTAATGAAGCGGGCAAGCGAATTTGGCTGATTGCAGGGGGCGATGGTAAGGGACAAAACTTTAGTCCATTGCGTGAACCCGCATTGCGTTTTGTGAAAGGTATTTTCTTAATCGGCAAGGATGCAGAAAAGATTGCCGAGGCAATTGGTAGCAATATTTATTGTGTAAATAGCGGTAATTTATCTTCAGCGGTTCAAGCTGCTGCAGAGAGAGCGGTCTCAGGCGATTTAGTTTTGCTATCACCTGCTTGTGCAAGCCTAGATCAGTTCCGAGATTACAAAGAGCGTGCACAAGTATTTGCCTCCGAAGTTGAAGAATTGAGTATGAGATTTGAAGGAGCTCAGGTTTGAACTTAAGAGAAAAATTCTTCCCTGAGAATCGTCTTGGTTTAGATCGCTTCTGGAATTTCTCTAGAGGCGGTATTGATAACTTCCGGACAGGTTTACGTGATGCGGTATCGGGCGTAGAGCAAACACGTTCACGCATGATGGAATATGACCAGTTATTAGTGTGGGCAGTGTTATCGCTGATGCTGATTGGTTTGGTCATGGTGTATTCCGCATCGATTACGTTGGCAGATGGCCCTAAATATGCGAATTACAGCAGCAACTTCTTTTTGATTCGCCATTTGGTTTCATTAGCAATTGCTGTTGGGGTGGGTATCTGGGTATTCAAAATTCCAACCAAGGTTTGGGATCGGTATTCACCAGTGATTTTCGGTTTTACAGTGCTATTACTGATCGCAGTATTAATTCCAGGTATTGGTAAGGGTGTGAATGGCGCGAAACGGTGGATTCCGTTGGGATTGATGAATTTCCAGCCCTCAGAGCTCATGAAATTTGCGGCAGTGATATTCGCGGCGAGTTATACAGTTC
Coding sequences within:
- the mraY gene encoding phospho-N-acetylmuramoyl-pentapeptide-transferase, whose amino-acid sequence is MLLILAQWLQDDFGFFRVFNYITFRAVMATVTALLIGLAAGPWVIRKLTALKMGQAVRTDGPQTHLVKSGTPTMGGVLILIGIFISCMLWADLSNRFIWIVMIVTFGFGAVGWVDDYRKVARKDPKGMASREKFFWQTLIGLFAAIYLAFSVSEVNNLKVLQLFYEWLKSGFALDLPAKTNLLIPFMKEVSYPLGMMGFIILSYLVIVGSSNAVNLTDGLDGLVIMPVILVGAALGAFAYVMGNAIYAKYLLFPYIPGAGELMIFCGAMGGAGLAFLWYNTHPAQVFMGDVGALALGGALGTIAVIVRQEIVLFVMGGIFVAETLSVMLQVFWFKFTKKRFGEGRRIFRMAPLHHHFELGGWKETQVVVRFWIITILLVLIGLSSLKLR
- a CDS encoding UDP-N-acetylmuramoyl-L-alanyl-D-glutamate--2,6-diaminopimelate ligase — translated: MRVELKIEPNHLIDHLRSLADSSAQVSADSRHIHAGDIFFAYPVGHGKALRDGRDYIDAALQNGAAAVVFDPIGLGADYSEHPQCFAIENLAEKVGKLCAQWYGEPSNQLKMIGVTGTNGKTSITQWLAKALDQTTHRTAVLGTLGTGFPGALEKTGYTTPDAPKLQTQLKELLDAGAQQVAIEVSSHALHQNRIAGTSFNCTVFTNLTQDHLDYHGSMANYAEAKAKLFSQPGIEHAVLNLDDAFGRELAMNLLARNDLKVWAYALNSDTFKGFEQFGDRLQRIYATNIVLNHAGYDTVFTHEGFNSNALNIPLLGEFNLSNALAVWTTLLTQGLTADEASKRVSQLQPVIGRMELISLGKNSKSDGPLAVVDYAHTPDALQKTLEALRPIAQQRNGKLWCVFGCGGDRDSGKRSQMGSVAAQYADQIIVTSDNPRSEDPQAIIDMICQGINLQAGNVQKIADRAAAIMASIRHADVRDVVLVAGKGHETIQEINGKSFDFSDQEHIRLAGGGLV
- the murF gene encoding UDP-N-acetylmuramoyl-tripeptide--D-alanyl-D-alanine ligase, translated to MSMTTLAQVQAMLPGSSLLNVSAEAAKAVALSRVGTDSRQIDAGELFVALSGERFDAHDFLVDVAKSGAGAALVSKAEKCPANLPGICVNDTRIGLGDLAKAWRTNYEIPLALVTGSNGKTTVKEMIASIFKAAVGEAHTLVTKGNLNNEIGLPLTLLKLRPTDRLAVVELGMNHPGETAQLAAIAQANIALINNAQREHQEFMATVAAVAEEHADVIRALPANGIAVFPADSEFTSVWREAAGTRKVIDFALLSAQVNTNALVSGRLLNNGLVEIMSHAGSIEVQLNTLGSHNVRNALAATAVALAAGVAFEKIKQGLESFTPVNGRMQAKKIDPNHTLIDDSYNANPDSVRAAIDALKQSGNLSWLILGDMGEVGNQGPEFHSEVGAYAAEQGVTKLFALGEQCQFAIKGFEMAAKNDSSSKAMHFSDMDSLVSQLRDSLHAQSTGSNQHLNILVKGSRFMRMERVVQALLEEAKTCS
- the murD gene encoding UDP-N-acetylmuramoyl-L-alanine--D-glutamate ligase, giving the protein MLTLENTFANPAAVADTGYTAPHRFLILGLGESGVAMAKWCLRNGAQVRLVDTRDRSNFSERQLAWLAELEFAGLKDIQFGPFTDELLDAIDVIGISPGLSPLQEPTESFLIKARKARVDVWSEIEFFARAIAAMTRSAEEKQSSYKASVLAITGTNGKTTTTALTGQLCERAGKKVAVAGNISPAALDKLMTCLDGADQIEDMPDIWVLELSSFQLVYTYSLNATAATVLNITQDHLDWHGDMSAYVEAKAKIFGSDTICILNRDDSAVMSLLTDEQKAEKAIITFGSNSPDEQGAFGIEHDLRAGGIDWLVWAEVDEDVEPKPKRRRKSAVIEEDESLRLKRLIPADALRIRGRHNALNALAALALARAANLPMNILLHGLRDYHGEPHRVQSIAIVNDVEYVDDSKGTNVGATVAALNGLGSNEAGKRIWLIAGGDGKGQNFSPLREPALRFVKGIFLIGKDAEKIAEAIGSNIYCVNSGNLSSAVQAAAERAVSGDLVLLSPACASLDQFRDYKERAQVFASEVEELSMRFEGAQV